From a region of the Mycobacterium sp. SMC-8 genome:
- a CDS encoding alpha/beta fold hydrolase — protein MTAPQTLELDLPHLKVTALAWGPPNGRLALCLHGFPDSAWGWRKLAPLLAERGMRVVAPFSRGYAPTGPAPDGDYHIGALMYDALAVHRGLGAPEDAVLIGHDWGGFTAGALAAYPESPFAEHITIAVPPIGAVRRMRGSLGRQLRMMPRQLRNSWYILFFQLPQLPERVLSRVIPRLWQDWGPAGHDTGSELDDALAALPSPVHRRAAVGYYRALVRPSRPGQKYAELHHHCFAMPRVPVLHVHGEQDGAMRAEYVEPIGAALPPGSRVVMIPGAGHFVQIERPEDTASAVLGFLGDRTGPR, from the coding sequence GTGACCGCACCGCAGACGCTCGAACTCGATCTGCCGCACCTGAAGGTGACCGCGCTGGCCTGGGGTCCGCCAAACGGTCGGCTCGCCTTGTGTCTGCACGGGTTCCCCGATAGCGCGTGGGGGTGGCGAAAGCTGGCTCCGCTGCTGGCCGAACGCGGTATGCGGGTGGTCGCGCCGTTCTCGCGCGGGTACGCGCCGACCGGACCCGCGCCCGACGGCGACTATCACATCGGTGCGCTGATGTACGACGCGCTGGCGGTGCACCGCGGGCTCGGTGCGCCCGAGGACGCGGTGCTGATCGGCCACGACTGGGGTGGGTTCACCGCAGGCGCCCTCGCGGCGTACCCGGAATCGCCATTCGCCGAGCACATTACGATCGCCGTACCGCCGATCGGTGCGGTCAGGCGCATGCGCGGTTCGCTCGGCCGGCAACTGCGGATGATGCCGCGTCAGCTGCGTAACAGCTGGTACATCCTGTTCTTCCAACTTCCGCAGCTGCCCGAACGCGTTCTGTCGCGCGTCATTCCGAGGCTGTGGCAGGACTGGGGACCCGCCGGCCATGACACCGGCTCCGAGTTGGACGACGCGCTGGCCGCGCTGCCCAGCCCGGTCCACCGCCGCGCGGCGGTGGGCTACTACCGCGCGCTGGTGCGGCCGTCGCGGCCGGGGCAGAAGTATGCCGAGTTGCACCACCACTGCTTTGCGATGCCGCGGGTGCCGGTCCTGCACGTCCATGGCGAGCAGGACGGCGCGATGCGGGCCGAGTACGTCGAACCGATCGGCGCGGCGCTGCCCCCGGGCAGCAGGGTCGTCATGATCCCCGGGGCCGGGCACTTCGTCCAGATCGAGCGACCCGAGGACACCGCGTCGGCGGTTCTGGGCTTTCTCGGTGACCGCACCGGTCCGCGCTAA
- a CDS encoding ABC transporter permease: MRRAAAVLDAERIKLTTLRSPLWAALAATALSVGLAALQTSVASGYARLTVPEAALGVAVFGIPVLMIVAAMTVTGEYRSGLIALTFLATPGRTLVICAKAVVSAVFSAAWAAVMVLGAVSAARLTADPGVAAALTVPATLGFAAKVALYAASAAVLGVGVAVLFRHTAGAVTVLLLWPLLVEPLLANLPGRGWQLGPYLPFGNALRFLDVQWLYPGFVMRWGPAGSLVCFAVLAGAVFVAAVITVNRRDA; encoded by the coding sequence ATGAGGCGCGCCGCCGCCGTCCTCGACGCCGAACGGATCAAGCTGACCACGCTGCGCTCACCGCTGTGGGCGGCCCTGGCGGCCACCGCGCTGAGCGTAGGGCTCGCCGCGCTGCAGACCTCGGTCGCCTCCGGCTACGCCCGGCTGACCGTGCCCGAGGCGGCGCTCGGAGTCGCGGTGTTCGGCATTCCGGTGTTGATGATCGTCGCGGCGATGACGGTGACGGGGGAGTACCGCAGCGGGCTGATCGCGCTCACCTTCCTGGCCACGCCTGGCCGCACACTGGTGATATGCGCCAAAGCTGTTGTCAGCGCCGTCTTCTCAGCGGCCTGGGCGGCGGTCATGGTGCTGGGCGCGGTGTCGGCCGCGCGGCTGACCGCCGATCCCGGCGTCGCGGCCGCGCTGACGGTGCCGGCCACGCTTGGCTTCGCCGCGAAAGTGGCGTTGTACGCGGCGTCGGCAGCCGTGCTCGGAGTCGGGGTCGCGGTGTTGTTCCGGCACACCGCCGGTGCGGTGACCGTGCTGCTGCTGTGGCCTCTGCTGGTGGAACCGCTGCTGGCCAACCTGCCCGGCCGCGGCTGGCAGCTCGGCCCCTACCTGCCGTTCGGCAACGCGCTGCGATTCCTCGACGTGCAGTGGCTGTACCCGGGGTTCGTCATGCGGTGGGGCCCGGCGGGCTCGCTGGTGTGCTTTGCGGTCCTGGCCGGCGCCGTGTTCGTCGCGGCGGTCATCACCGTCAACCGGCGCGACGCCTAG
- the thiS gene encoding sulfur carrier protein ThiS, translating into MKVTVNDETVEVDESTTIASLLDGLGFPEKGIAVAVDWSVIPRSQWDTALSDGAKVEVVTAVQGG; encoded by the coding sequence ATGAAGGTCACGGTCAACGACGAAACGGTGGAAGTCGACGAGAGCACGACGATCGCCTCGTTACTGGACGGCCTCGGCTTCCCCGAGAAGGGGATCGCGGTCGCGGTGGACTGGTCGGTGATCCCGCGCTCGCAGTGGGACACCGCGCTTTCCGACGGCGCCAAGGTCGAGGTGGTGACGGCGGTGCAGGGTGGCTGA
- a CDS encoding ATP-binding cassette domain-containing protein yields MIELTALSKTYGSTRAVDGLTCTIEPGVVTGFLGPNGAGKTTTMRIILGLDHPTSGTATIDGRAYRRLRDPLRTVGALLDARQIHPNRTVRNHLRWIAASNGLGRRRPDEVLETVGLSSVAGSRAGTLSLGMSQRLGIATALLGDPPVLLFDEPVNGLDPEGIHWVRTLMRTLAAEGRTVLVSSHLLSEMANTADRLVVIGKGRLIASTTVSEFVGRSGAATVRVRSPRLPELHAALTAAGFTVAAEPDALTVRDATTDAVGEVAAAQSIALHELSAHHVSLEQAYLASTDDATEFRAGSR; encoded by the coding sequence GTGATCGAACTGACCGCGCTGAGCAAGACCTACGGCTCGACGCGGGCCGTCGACGGGCTGACGTGCACGATCGAACCCGGCGTCGTGACCGGGTTCCTCGGCCCCAACGGCGCGGGCAAGACCACCACGATGCGGATCATCCTCGGCCTCGACCACCCGACCTCGGGCACCGCCACCATCGACGGCCGCGCCTACCGCCGGCTGCGTGACCCGCTGCGCACCGTTGGTGCGCTGCTCGACGCCCGGCAGATCCATCCGAACCGCACGGTGCGCAACCATCTGCGCTGGATCGCCGCCAGCAACGGGCTCGGCAGACGCCGTCCCGACGAGGTGCTCGAGACGGTGGGGCTGTCCTCGGTGGCCGGCTCCCGTGCCGGCACGCTCTCGCTCGGGATGAGTCAGCGCCTGGGCATCGCCACGGCGCTGCTGGGCGATCCGCCGGTGCTGCTGTTCGACGAACCGGTCAACGGCCTCGATCCCGAGGGCATCCACTGGGTCCGCACCCTGATGCGCACGCTGGCCGCAGAAGGCCGCACTGTGCTGGTGTCCAGCCACCTGCTCTCGGAGATGGCCAACACCGCCGATCGGCTGGTGGTGATCGGCAAGGGCCGGCTGATCGCGTCGACCACGGTGTCGGAGTTCGTCGGGCGCTCCGGTGCCGCGACGGTACGCGTGCGTAGTCCGCGGCTGCCGGAGCTGCACGCCGCGCTCACCGCGGCCGGGTTCACCGTTGCGGCCGAACCAGACGCCCTGACCGTGCGGGACGCCACCACCGACGCCGTCGGTGAGGTCGCCGCGGCGCAGTCGATCGCGCTGCACGAACTGAGCGCACACCACGTCTCGCTCGAGCAGGCCTACCTGGCTTCCACCGACGACGCCACCGAGTTCCGGGCAGGGTCCCGATGA
- a CDS encoding thiazole synthase, with translation MCTSFSAGKLSIAGREFGSRLILGTGGAANLAVLESALVASETELTTVAMRRVDADGGTGVLDLLTRLGITPLPNTAGCRGAAEAVMTAQLAREALHTNWVKLEVIADERTLLPDALELVRAAEQLVDDGFVVLPYTNDDPVLAKRLEDTGCAAVMPLGSPIGTGLGIANPHHIEMIVDQAEVPVILDAGIGTASDAALAMELGCDAVLLASAVTRAADPPAMAAAMAAAVRAGYLARRAGRIPKRFWARASSPAL, from the coding sequence GTGTGCACCTCTTTCTCGGCGGGCAAGCTGAGCATCGCCGGCCGCGAGTTCGGCTCCCGGCTGATCCTCGGCACCGGCGGCGCCGCGAACCTCGCGGTGCTCGAGTCGGCGCTGGTGGCCTCGGAGACCGAGCTGACCACGGTGGCGATGCGCCGCGTCGACGCCGACGGCGGCACCGGCGTGCTGGATCTGCTGACCCGGTTGGGCATCACGCCGCTGCCCAACACCGCCGGTTGCCGCGGAGCCGCCGAAGCGGTGATGACGGCGCAACTGGCCCGCGAGGCGCTGCACACCAACTGGGTCAAACTCGAGGTGATCGCCGACGAACGCACCCTGCTGCCCGACGCGCTCGAATTGGTCAGGGCCGCAGAGCAACTGGTCGACGATGGGTTCGTGGTGCTGCCCTACACCAACGACGACCCGGTACTGGCAAAACGGCTGGAGGACACCGGCTGCGCGGCGGTGATGCCGCTCGGTTCCCCGATCGGCACCGGCCTGGGCATCGCGAACCCGCACCACATCGAGATGATCGTCGACCAGGCCGAGGTCCCGGTGATCCTCGACGCCGGCATCGGCACGGCCAGCGACGCGGCGCTGGCGATGGAATTGGGCTGTGACGCGGTGCTGCTGGCCAGCGCCGTCACCCGCGCCGCCGATCCGCCCGCGATGGCCGCGGCGATGGCCGCCGCCGTGCGGGCCGGGTATCTGGCCCGCCGGGCCGGCCGCATCCCGAAGAGGTTCTGGGCGCGGGCGAGCAGCCCGGCCCTGTGA
- a CDS encoding SGNH/GDSL hydrolase family protein encodes MNRYVALGSSMAAGPGIGPRAPGSPRAAGRSARNYPHLVADALGLDLTDVTFSGATTAHVLRETQHGAPPQIRALDGTESLVTVTIGGNDAGYVPMLFAAGLPRALRSVPLLGSRLRDLLDPAARYLALREAGSALIEVGHEIRRRAPRATVLFVDYLTLLPATGDAPPLRAAELTLGRHIADTLEQLTADAARASGCGLVRAAEASRDHHAWSAQPWTTLPARFGLPVPGRPAPLHPNAAGMRAVADLVVAAA; translated from the coding sequence GTGAACAGATATGTGGCCCTGGGCAGTTCGATGGCCGCCGGGCCGGGCATCGGGCCGCGGGCACCGGGCTCCCCGCGCGCGGCGGGCCGATCGGCGCGCAACTATCCGCACCTGGTCGCCGACGCGCTGGGTCTGGACCTGACCGACGTCACCTTCTCCGGGGCGACGACGGCGCACGTGCTGCGCGAGACCCAGCACGGCGCACCACCGCAGATCCGCGCGCTCGACGGCACCGAGTCGCTGGTGACGGTGACGATCGGCGGCAACGACGCCGGTTACGTCCCGATGCTTTTCGCGGCTGGGCTGCCGCGGGCACTGCGGTCGGTGCCGCTGCTCGGCAGCCGGTTGCGCGACCTGCTGGACCCGGCGGCCCGCTACCTGGCGCTCCGGGAAGCCGGCAGTGCCCTGATCGAGGTCGGACACGAGATCCGGCGGCGGGCACCGCGGGCCACCGTATTGTTCGTGGACTATCTGACGCTGCTGCCGGCCACGGGCGACGCGCCGCCGCTGCGCGCCGCGGAGCTGACGCTGGGCAGGCACATTGCGGACACGCTGGAACAGCTCACGGCCGACGCCGCCCGGGCCAGCGGGTGCGGCCTGGTGCGCGCGGCCGAAGCGAGCCGCGATCACCACGCCTGGTCAGCGCAGCCCTGGACCACCCTGCCTGCCAGATTCGGGCTGCCCGTGCCGGGCCGGCCGGCGCCGCTGCATCCCAACGCCGCGGGCATGCGCGCGGTCGCCGACCTTGTGGTGGCCGCCGCGTGA